The proteins below are encoded in one region of Bacteroidales bacterium:
- a CDS encoding DUF3696 domain-containing protein, with protein MIRSIHIKNFKAWADSRKIRLAPLTIFCGNNSSGKSSLAQFMLMLKQTVESYDRQRVLHLGDDKAMIDLGTYKDLIFNHDTDQRLEFSFDFDALPPIKVVDAVKQENKGVFSNLYFEAQVSFDRKNSKTQLDQMKYTLYNGEVISFLLQLDQGGYRLESENYVAVRQKGRAWRLPAPENFFGFPDEAIAYYQNTGFLNDLSLAIKNLFKSIYYVGPLREHPERFYQFSGEEPPDVGSKGKLAINALLAAKERKIARGFKARAETFEMLVARWLKQMGLIDSFSVRPISEGRKEYEVRIKIQPGAPEVLITDVGFGISQVLPVLVQCFYVQPDSTLFFEQPEIHLHPSVQSHLGDLFIEATQAREKGKDRNIQVIVESHSEHLIRRIQRRIAEDVIKPEDVALYFIRQQKGKAVIEEMNLDIFGNITNWPENFFGNDLEDLAAMTRAARDKKRNQQNG; from the coding sequence ATGATACGATCCATACACATCAAAAATTTCAAAGCCTGGGCTGATAGCAGAAAAATCAGGCTTGCACCGCTCACCATTTTTTGTGGGAATAACAGTAGCGGAAAATCATCGCTTGCCCAGTTTATGCTTATGCTTAAACAAACGGTTGAATCGTACGACAGGCAAAGAGTATTGCACCTGGGCGATGATAAAGCGATGATTGATCTGGGTACTTACAAAGATTTAATCTTCAATCATGACACAGATCAGCGCCTGGAGTTCTCGTTTGATTTCGATGCCTTGCCGCCCATAAAAGTGGTTGATGCAGTGAAGCAGGAAAACAAAGGTGTTTTCAGTAACCTGTATTTTGAAGCACAAGTATCTTTTGACCGAAAAAATTCAAAAACCCAGTTGGATCAAATGAAATACACATTGTACAATGGAGAAGTTATTTCATTTCTGCTTCAGTTGGATCAGGGTGGGTATCGTCTTGAAAGTGAAAATTATGTGGCTGTACGTCAGAAAGGCCGTGCCTGGAGATTACCTGCTCCGGAGAACTTTTTTGGTTTTCCTGACGAAGCCATTGCTTACTATCAAAATACAGGATTTCTCAACGATTTGTCGCTGGCAATCAAAAACCTGTTTAAAAGCATCTACTATGTAGGGCCGCTGCGTGAACATCCTGAAAGATTCTATCAGTTTTCAGGAGAGGAGCCACCGGATGTTGGTTCAAAAGGCAAACTTGCAATCAACGCCTTGCTTGCTGCCAAAGAAAGGAAAATTGCCCGTGGCTTTAAAGCCCGTGCCGAAACTTTTGAAATGTTGGTAGCAAGGTGGCTAAAACAAATGGGATTGATTGACAGCTTTTCTGTCAGACCTATTTCGGAAGGGCGCAAAGAATATGAGGTAAGAATTAAAATTCAGCCCGGCGCTCCAGAGGTTTTGATTACCGATGTTGGGTTTGGTATTTCGCAGGTATTACCTGTTTTGGTGCAGTGTTTTTATGTACAGCCAGATTCCACCTTATTTTTCGAACAGCCTGAAATTCATTTGCATCCATCAGTTCAGTCGCACCTTGGCGATTTGTTCATCGAGGCCACACAAGCCAGGGAAAAGGGTAAAGACCGCAACATTCAGGTCATCGTAGAATCTCACTCTGAGCACCTAATCAGAAGGATTCAGCGCAGAATTGCCGAAGATGTTATCAAGCCCGAAGATGTGGCACTGTATTTCATTCGCCAGCAAAAGGGCAAAGCTGTCATCGAAGAGATGAACCTTGATATTTTTGGCAATATCACCAACTGGCCCGAAAACTTTTTCGGCAACGATCTTGAAGATTTAGCCGCTATGACAAGGGCTGCAAGAGATAAAAAAAGAAATCAGCAGAATGGATGA
- a CDS encoding TIGR04255 family protein: MSIAKLKNAPLKEVIFELHWHEDTDALGTPYDAGFDLAQGKLADKLKFTYPVHKKLIPDGVPFKVFGAPIHQYWKAEFQWPVIQHGQGILAINENEVGYEWEKTYKPTVLHAIDLLISAYDDPLRFNGMILKYIDAYDVEELEPLIFVKENLQTDLKTGYKHPGNLRNFNVSQVFELENGSLMYLNIANGTNNKNNKPSIIWSTTVEKRFNFTNKEIEPWLESAHKATSAMFKNMLKPEFYASLDR, from the coding sequence ATGAGTATTGCTAAATTGAAAAATGCTCCTTTAAAGGAGGTGATTTTTGAACTTCACTGGCATGAAGATACGGATGCATTAGGCACACCGTACGATGCTGGTTTTGACCTGGCGCAGGGTAAACTTGCCGATAAACTTAAATTCACTTATCCTGTGCATAAAAAATTGATTCCTGATGGAGTTCCTTTTAAAGTATTCGGCGCTCCCATACATCAATATTGGAAAGCAGAGTTTCAATGGCCTGTAATTCAACATGGACAAGGCATTTTAGCTATTAATGAAAATGAGGTAGGCTATGAATGGGAAAAAACTTACAAGCCTACCGTACTGCACGCGATTGATCTCCTCATTTCAGCATACGATGACCCTCTTAGATTCAACGGCATGATTCTGAAGTACATTGATGCTTATGATGTTGAAGAACTGGAGCCCCTGATATTTGTGAAAGAAAACCTGCAAACAGATCTAAAAACAGGGTATAAACATCCGGGTAATCTCAGGAATTTTAATGTTTCCCAGGTTTTTGAATTGGAGAACGGCTCTTTAATGTATCTGAATATTGCCAATGGAACTAACAATAAAAACAACAAACCATCGATTATCTGGTCAACTACTGTTGAAAAAAGATTCAATTTTACAAACAAAGAAATAGAACCCTGGCTTGAAAGTGCCCATAAAGCAACGTCTGCCATGTTCAAAAACATGCTAAAACCTGAATTTTATGCAAGCCTTGATAGATAA